The genomic stretch CCGCGAGCGTCAGATGTGTATAAGACACGGGCTCCCACATGCGCCTAGAGCCTCCCTACGAGGATCCGGCCGAGAGATTCCGCCTTGTGGCAGTCGAGTTCGTCGATGGGCCGGCGCCAGAGGTCCGTGACCGCCAGCGAGCCGACCGTCCGTATCCCCGCGAGCTGGAGCGCGCGCCGCAGCTCGCGGATGGGACCCGTCGAGTACCCGAAGAACGCCGCGAACGGCTCGGGCGCCGAGCAGGCCGTGATGATGATCGCGTGGCGGCCCCGGGCGCACGCGCGGGACTCGGCTTCCCGCGCGTGCGCCGCGAAGTAGCCGCCCAGGCGATCGAGCAACGCTTGCGTGGCGTTGTTGGCCCGGCGGAAGTAGCCGGGAGTCCCGATGATGATGCCGTCGGCGTCGCGGATCATCTCCGCGAGCGCCGGCAGGTCGTCCGAGATCTTGCAGGCGCCGCTGGCGCGGCAGATGCCGCAGCCGGTGCAGAAGCGGATGTCGTGCGATTCGAGGGAGATGCGCAGCACCTCGGCGCCTGCCATCTCCGCCGCCCGGGACGCCCGCTCGACCGAGCGGCTCACCGCGCTGCGCCTGTGGCCGGCGTCGATGGCCAGTATCCTCACCCCGCGCCCCCCATCCCCGGCAGTGCGGGGGCGGGAAGCCCCGACCGCACGCGGTCGGCGCACGCGTCGATCCAGTCGATGGCGCTGCGCGCCGCAGCCGCCGACGCTTCGAGGGTCATGCGCCGCACGGCGTCCTCGCGGTTGCGCTCGGGGGTGGCGGCCAGCCGCGTGCGGATCTGCTCGAGCCGGCGCATGTAGTCGTCACGCGTCTCGGCGAGCAGGCGCAGCAGGTCGGCGTCGGACAGGTCCGAGGCGAACAGCATCCGCAGCAGGAAGGGGTCCCGGTAGGGCGGCAGCTCCTCGTGCGCGGCGAGCCACGTCGCCAGTTCCTCGCGCCCGCGCGGGGTGATCGAGTAGAGCCGGCGGTCCGGCTTGCCCCTCTGCGGGACCGCCCGGGAGGTGGCGAGGCGGCGCTTCACGAGGCGGTCGAGGGTCCGGTAGACCTGCGCCTGGTCGGCGGTCCACACGTGAGAAGCCGTTCGGTCGAAGCCCCGAGTCTTCAGGTCATACCCCGTCATAGGTCCGCCGGCCAGAAAGCCGAGGATGGCGTGTTCCAATGACATCTGCGACTGCCCCTCAGCGATATGAGACAGCACAAGTATATGACAAGTCTCACAAAAAGCAAGAGTCGACCGCGACTTGATGCATGAGCGGGAATGGGCAGGTCAGAGTGACCGCAGAACCCTCGACCAAGACTGAAGGGCCCCCGACGCATGTCGGAGGCCCTTCATGATGCGGTCGTCGGACGCCGCGGAGGGCGCCGTGCCGGGAGCTACAGCAGCGGCAGGTAGCCCTGCATCTCCCATGGGGTCACGCGGGACTTGTAGTCGTCCCACTCGATGCGCTTGTTCTTGATGTACCACTCGAAGACCTGGTCGCCGAGCGTGTCGC from Actinomycetota bacterium encodes the following:
- a CDS encoding PadR family transcriptional regulator, whose amino-acid sequence is MSLEHAILGFLAGGPMTGYDLKTRGFDRTASHVWTADQAQVYRTLDRLVKRRLATSRAVPQRGKPDRRLYSITPRGREELATWLAAHEELPPYRDPFLLRMLFASDLSDADLLRLLAETRDDYMRRLEQIRTRLAATPERNREDAVRRMTLEASAAAARSAIDWIDACADRVRSGLPAPALPGMGGAG
- a CDS encoding flavodoxin family protein gives rise to the protein MDRRVRRPRAVGASRPRTAGDGGRGVRILAIDAGHRRSAVSRSVERASRAAEMAGAEVLRISLESHDIRFCTGCGICRASGACKISDDLPALAEMIRDADGIIIGTPGYFRRANNATQALLDRLGGYFAAHAREAESRACARGRHAIIITACSAPEPFAAFFGYSTGPIRELRRALQLAGIRTVGSLAVTDLWRRPIDELDCHKAESLGRILVGRL